GAAAAGACTTGAATGATTGTGTTCTACTCATAAACCCGAGTACGGTCAGATTTGCACTTGGCACGGAAGGAAGCAATATCCTTTTACCTTTTAGTTGCCATGCATAAGGCACACTTGGGATAAGGTTGACGCCCATTTCATCAAAGAAATAAAGATCGATTCTTCCCTGCTCCTCCTTTTTCTTAAGTGTATTCAGCCATTGGTGGGCTTTTTCAAAGTCTTCCTGATTCCGTTTATGCAGCAAGCTTTTGCGGCTTCTTTTCCATCGGTAACCCCATTTCTTCATCCAACGTCGTAGCGTTGAGACTTTCACCCACTTTTGACAATGCTCCTTGATGTAGGTTTGAACTCTTGACAAGCGCTGTACGCCATCCTTTAGGAAATCAATGATTTTTTTTCCTCTGACGCCTTGAAACTTTTGCGGGGATGCTGCTGTGGCTTGCTATCATACAGACCTGAAAAGCCGTGCTGTTGCCAATGCTGAATCCAACGGCTAACCGTTTCGATTTTATTCACTTGCAAGATCTCAGTTAACTGTGTAAAGTTAAAGCCTTGGGCGTAAAGCAGGACTGCATGAGAACGGAGGCGTACCCGTGAGGAGGTATCGTACTTATACAGCTTTTCGAGCTTGCTGCGATCTTCTGGTGTCAGAGTCAGTTGTGGTTTCATGATATCACAACAAAACTTCCGTTTTCAATTGTTCCTCTGCTTATTTGCACATAAAAAAGCCCTGTTCAATACAAGATGAACAGGGCCTTTTTATGATTTCATTATTTTATTGAGCCTTGATCGAACACCCAATAGCTTTAGTTTCTGCTACACTTACCTCAGTACCTGAAACCAATGCCTCTACTGCATCAGCTACATACTTTTCAGTTGCCTTTGAAGCATCCTTGTAATTGTTGTCAATAGCACCAATGTATTTTACAACCAGCTTATTGTTTTCCTTATTCAGTAGGTAAACATGCGGTGTTCTTGTTGCTCCATAAACAGGGTAAACTTCCTGACCTTCATCAAACAGGTAAGGGAATGTAAAACCTTTATCAGATGCTCTCTCCTTCATTTTATCAAATGAGTCTTCTGGTTGAAGAGAAGGGTCATTCGGGTTGATCGCAATTACTGGATATCCCTTGTCCTTGAACTGCTTGTCCAGCTCGATAATTCTATCTTCATATGCAACCGCATAAGGACAGTGGTTACAAGTAAAGATGACAATAAAGCCTTTTGCATCTGCAAAATCATTCATTGAGACCATTGTTCCATCTATATTCTTCAGACGGAAATCCGTAGCCTCATCCCCTACTGAATATCCAGCAGGCTGAGTTTCTTCAGCAGATGCTTCCGTTGCTGTTGCTACTTTAACTTCTTGCTCTTGGGTATCTGCAGATTTTTCCGCAGTCTTGCCGCAACCGACAATTGCCATTACAGCCACTGACAAGATTAATGTTACTTTTTTCATTAGTTCTAGGAATTAAGGAGTTGATGATAATTATAATTTTTTGTTCAATTCTTTTTCAAGCAATTCATAGTCAAACGACTGTTCATAAAAAGAATAATCATTCCCTTTGTAGATCACAGTTGCAGGAATAGCCCCAGACCACTTTTCACTTACCTTATTGATCCATGCGTTGGCATCGGGATCATCGAGCAGCAGCACTTCAGATGCTATATTTTTTTTCTGCATAAAATTACCCAGCTTCTTTTCTGCCTGTTCCTTAAAGTCAAGGCTTACCAGCATCACCTTTACAGGTTTACCTTTGTAAGTTGTGTTCAGTTGCTCAAAAGCAGGTAACTCTTCTACACAAGGCTTGCACCAAGTTGCCCAAAAATTCACAACATAGGTCGTATCGTTCTGCCTGTGTAACAAAGGCTCAAAAGTTTTAAAATCATATACAGGAACCTCACCTGCCTGTGTCGAAATATATTCAAGGGGTGTTGGTCTTTCCTGCTTTTGTTCCGACTGCTGACAGCTTCCTAAACAAACCATGGACAGCAAACAGAGTAAGAACAATTGTCTTTTCATCATATCAGTCAGGGTTATTATAAGTTGGTTATTTGAGTATAACGCCTTTTTTATATTCAAATATATATTAGAAAATTTATATTATGAACATTCATTTCGCTTAAATGGATTTATTACATATTAAACAAATGCTACTAAATAGTTATATATCATTATGTTAAAATACCAAAAGCTACCTGTAACATATTGCATTCACCTCATATATCCTTACTTTTGTGATCGCTTTATAGCCAACAAATTATCTCATGTCTCAAGCAAACATTAAGCATGCATAGACTAAAGCAACTTACTTTACTAACCGCTTTTTCACTTTTCACTTATGGATGCGTAGAGGTACACTCAGAAGGAAACCAGCAACATAACCTTACTAAAGATAGCCATGCTATCAATAAGGAAGATAGCCTCAAGGCAGCTGCTGAAGCCCACGCACTAGAACTCAAGAAAAGTAATTTAGACTCCATCTTTCAACATATCCACCAATACAGGCGATTCAATGGGACAGTACTCGTATCCCAAAAAGGCGATGTCCTATACAAGAATGCTTTTGGATATAAAGACTTCAGCAGTCGAGCTAAAATGGAAAGTCACGACATTTTCCAACTTGCTTCAGTTTCCAAGCAATTCACAGCCATGGCAATCATGCTGCTGAAACAGCGAGGGCAGTTAGACTATGATGAGTCTGTCAAAAAATACTTACCTGACTTCCCTTACGATGAGAGCATTACCATCCGACAATTGCTGACCCACCGTTCGGGATTGCCTAACTACATTTATGTGGCTGACAAGAAAGTGGATGACCAACGAGAACCAACCACAAATGAAGATATGCTGAAGTTTTTCTTTGAAGAAAAACCTAATATTTACGGTCAGCCAGATGGACGGTTCGATTACAACAACTCCAATTACTTCTTGCTGAGCTGTATCGTGGAGCATGTTGCTGATAAGCCCTTTTGGCAATTTATGAATGAGGAGTTCTTCGAACCTATTGGCATGGAGAATACATTTGCATGGAATGAAAAGCAAGCCGAAACACATCAAGACAAGCTCACAACTGGATACTCAGGAAGACGTAAAGCTTTCCACAGTTATTTTCTAGACTCTGTTCTCGGTGACAAAAGCATCTACTCTTCAGCAGAGGACCTTTACAAATGGGATCAGGCAATCTTCGGGTATCAGATTATCAAAAAAGAGATCCTTGAAGAAGCTTTTGAAGACAGTATAGATAAAACAAAGAGCCAAAGGAACTATGGGTTTGGCTACAGGCTTTTCCATTGTTCAGATGGAACCAAGGTAATCTGGCACAGTGGCTGGTGGAGAGGGTACGCAACATTGTTTGTCCACTACCCTGCCAACGAAACCACATTGATAGTATTGAGCAACTATGTAAACAAAAGCTATTTGAATCTCAACAGCGTACTGGATTTACTTGAAATACCTGAGTTCAAAAGAGTATAATAATATCATTTTGACTCACAATAACTTAAATGGTTGTATAGCCTTCTGTGATAAGATTCTTTAAACTCAATCACAGCCTATACAACCATTTTTAGTACATTGCATACCAAGACTTTTTAATTTATCCACATAACAGGCGCTTGCAGAATTTTTTGATTTCAACAGGGCAATTCAGCTGGTGTTTGTATACTATCTTGCAATCAATGAAAAAAATGACACTGCTGTGCTTGGCTTTTTTTGTCTTTTTAAACGTCCAAGCAATTGCTCAGGAAAGTCCAACGGATATTATCCTCTCCTTCCTTAAAAACAATCCCAACAAAATGTCCCTAAGCTATTCAGTCAATGGGAAAGAGTATATCCATTACAGTGATGACCTTTTGGTCACTGTCGGCCAGTTGAGCAATATGGTGATAGCCGTAGAATACGCCCGACAAGCTGCTGCTGGTAAGATCCAGCCAGAAAAGCCTGTTAAAATCAGTGACATTAATGTTTATAACCTCAACACCAACCGCTTCAATGTCTGGACGGACTACCTTACTTATACCAAGAAACTGAGAGGAGGAAGTATCAGGTTAAAGGATGTTGCAGCAGGAATGATTTCGTTCAGCTCTGAATCCTGTGCTGATTACCTGATAGACTTGTTGGGCATGGAAAACATCAACGATAACCTTCAAAAGTTAAAACTGTATCAACATACTCAGATTTTCCCGATTGGTGCCGCTGATATGCTTTGCAGCAATCCTTACAACTCTCCTCCAGAATTGTATATAGACAGCCTTTACAAGCTCTCACAGACAGACTTTATAGATGCTACAATCAAGCTAAGAGAGACACTGAAAAAAGACACTGTACTATTAAATCAGATCAATTACGAGAGTGAGCACAAGCATGAGTACCTGTCATTACTTTCAGACAAAGCGCCTAAATCATCCACTCAGGAATACGTTTCCTTGGCTGAAAAAATCAACAGCCGAAATTACTTTTCCAAAGCGGAACAAGACCACCTCAATTATGTAATGGAGGCAATTCCGATGACCTCCCCTATCACCAGCAAACACTTTCAGTATTGCGGTTTTATGACCAGTGCCAATATTGACATGGTAATGGCAGTTCTTTATGGTACCGACAAAAAAGGAAATAAGGTACAGTTGGCTTGTGTTTTCAGTGACCTATCCAGAAGTGAGCACATTGATATCGCAACCAACATCAACCATTTTATTTTTGACATTGCGGAAAACTTTGACCATATGCGCAAGTTCAAGTCAGAGCTAAACAATATTATCAGAAACTGATAAAAGCTGAACAACAAAAAAGCCTCACAGAATACGCTGTGAGGCTTTTTTTATGTGTAAATTTCAAAGATCAATGCCAAGGCAAGACTGATGGCTAGCAGTAATGAAAAGATCGAGATACGCCTTAAAGAAGCAAGCTGCTTGTCCTGTTCCAGTAACGCTTGCGAATTCTCATCAAGCTGTTTCAAGATAGCCTGCACTACTTTTGATTGCTGTTGTTCCTTTCGGTCAACTTCCAACTTGTATTCATTAAATAGCTTTTGCTGATTCACTTTCTGCTCATCCAGCAGCCCTATGAGCTCATCCTTGCTGATTTGATCTTTTGATTGAAACTGCTTAAGCTTTTCCTCATAAGTGTCAGTCAAATTCTGGAGTTTGTGCTTGAGTTCATCCGAATCCTTGACTGCACTTTCAATCTTGATATAATGCTCCTTGAGAGTCTGCTCTTTTTCAGAAAATTCCTTTTGCATCTGCTCCCAAGCATTTCCATAAGAGTCTTTCAGGTCTTTGAAAGCATCTCCTAAGTTTTTGTCTTTTATAGAATCCCAAAATCCCATTTCTGTATTGTATTGGTTTATAAAGTCAGGTCAGTTATCATCTTTTGCTGGTAACTGCTTTATTAAAAATAGTCATTTAAACCTCCATAGAAAAGTACGTATGGATAAGTAATTGGTTTAGTTCCTTAGCATTTAGACAAAAAAAGCCCCTTGCGTAGAAGGGGCTTAATTCTTTGAACCTGTATAAGCTTAATTTACTGCTGTGTCAGGTCGTATCGTAACTGGAAGCCAAATGCTGTTGTCGTACGTCTAAAAGCGGTAGACACCTTCGGCTCATTGATTGTTCTCTCAAAGTATAGCTGCAAATTAGCACGATCATTCAAAACGTAATTAACTGTTGGTTTCAGCTGGAAATTCCAGTTACCGGCAGTAATCACATCAGGCTCATCAATGATCCGTTGGAATGTCTCCGTATCTCTGATCGTAAATGCCATTCTGAATGTGACATCATTCTTCAGGAGAACTGTACGTCCCTGTGCCCTGAATGGTAACTTCATACCCGCCTTGGTATAACCCAAGTCCACCACAAAGTCATTATTTCTCAGCTCAGACACCTGTGCATTTGATAGGTTCAATGATAACCTTCTTGCTTTTTTGTAATCAAATTTCAGAGAGAAATCATTCATAA
This portion of the Limibacter armeniacum genome encodes:
- a CDS encoding redoxin domain-containing protein, with the translated sequence MKKVTLILSVAVMAIVGCGKTAEKSADTQEQEVKVATATEASAEETQPAGYSVGDEATDFRLKNIDGTMVSMNDFADAKGFIVIFTCNHCPYAVAYEDRIIELDKQFKDKGYPVIAINPNDPSLQPEDSFDKMKERASDKGFTFPYLFDEGQEVYPVYGATRTPHVYLLNKENNKLVVKYIGAIDNNYKDASKATEKYVADAVEALVSGTEVSVAETKAIGCSIKAQ
- a CDS encoding serine hydrolase translates to MKKMTLLCLAFFVFLNVQAIAQESPTDIILSFLKNNPNKMSLSYSVNGKEYIHYSDDLLVTVGQLSNMVIAVEYARQAAAGKIQPEKPVKISDINVYNLNTNRFNVWTDYLTYTKKLRGGSIRLKDVAAGMISFSSESCADYLIDLLGMENINDNLQKLKLYQHTQIFPIGAADMLCSNPYNSPPELYIDSLYKLSQTDFIDATIKLRETLKKDTVLLNQINYESEHKHEYLSLLSDKAPKSSTQEYVSLAEKINSRNYFSKAEQDHLNYVMEAIPMTSPITSKHFQYCGFMTSANIDMVMAVLYGTDKKGNKVQLACVFSDLSRSEHIDIATNINHFIFDIAENFDHMRKFKSELNNIIRN
- a CDS encoding helix-turn-helix domain-containing protein translates to MKPQLTLTPEDRSKLEKLYKYDTSSRVRLRSHAVLLYAQGFNFTQLTEILQVNKIETVSRWIQHWQQHGFSGLYDSKPQQHPRKSFKASEEKKSLIS
- a CDS encoding IS630 family transposase — its product is MSRVQTYIKEHCQKWVKVSTLRRWMKKWGYRWKRSRKSLLHKRNQEDFEKAHQWLNTLKKKEEQGRIDLYFFDEMGVNLIPSVPYAWQLKGKRILLPSVPSANLTVLGFMSRTQSFKSFLFQGAANSEIVIECFDRFASDIIRPTIVVLDNAPTHRSHRFKEQIEKWRDKGLILFFIPPYSPELNLIERLWKEIKYTWLPKYAYTSKQDLEKQIIYILENIGEKFSISFQ
- a CDS encoding TlpA family protein disulfide reductase, coding for MMKRQLFLLCLLSMVCLGSCQQSEQKQERPTPLEYISTQAGEVPVYDFKTFEPLLHRQNDTTYVVNFWATWCKPCVEELPAFEQLNTTYKGKPVKVMLVSLDFKEQAEKKLGNFMQKKNIASEVLLLDDPDANAWINKVSEKWSGAIPATVIYKGNDYSFYEQSFDYELLEKELNKKL
- a CDS encoding serine hydrolase domain-containing protein, giving the protein MHRLKQLTLLTAFSLFTYGCVEVHSEGNQQHNLTKDSHAINKEDSLKAAAEAHALELKKSNLDSIFQHIHQYRRFNGTVLVSQKGDVLYKNAFGYKDFSSRAKMESHDIFQLASVSKQFTAMAIMLLKQRGQLDYDESVKKYLPDFPYDESITIRQLLTHRSGLPNYIYVADKKVDDQREPTTNEDMLKFFFEEKPNIYGQPDGRFDYNNSNYFLLSCIVEHVADKPFWQFMNEEFFEPIGMENTFAWNEKQAETHQDKLTTGYSGRRKAFHSYFLDSVLGDKSIYSSAEDLYKWDQAIFGYQIIKKEILEEAFEDSIDKTKSQRNYGFGYRLFHCSDGTKVIWHSGWWRGYATLFVHYPANETTLIVLSNYVNKSYLNLNSVLDLLEIPEFKRV